Genomic segment of Streptomyces alboniger:
GCGAGAGCCTGGCGCGCGCCTTCTGACCACGGGCCGAGGCGCGCGAGAGGGGATGGACGAGGAGTCGTACGCAGGCGGTGAAGAGGACGATCGCGGCGGCGGTCGCCGAGCCGTGGAACAGCGGGTCGAGCAGGTCGGCGAGGTGCGCGACCAGGTCCGCGAACACGGACATGAGTGCGGAGATGAGATCGGACATGGAGAAGCCCTCCGAGGGTTCCGTCGTGCCGGGAGAAGAGGTCGACTCGGCGTGCGGAGTCGACTCGGCGTGACGGCCCACGAGGGGCACGGGTACGGGTGTGCGGGTGTGTGCGGGTCCCCTACGCGGCCGTCAGGAGGGGACGGCCGGGCGCTCGGGGGCGCCTGCGGCCCCGGGCGTCGGGGTCGCGCTGGGGCAGGAAGGCGGTGCGCCGTTCACGGTCGCGGATGGCGGTGCGCACGCGGGTGCGGGGCACGGCGGGGGCGCAGCGCGCGGCGATCACGGAGCAGACGGCGAGCGCGGACCCGGCCGCGGCGGTCGCGGCGAGCGCGACGGCGGCGGTGAGGCCGCCGGTGTCGACGAGGACGACCTCGACGAGCAGGAAGAGGAGGAGCAGGGCGGGGCGCGCGGCGGCTTTCCAGCCACGGATCAGATCGTGCACCGTCGGTCCCCCTCTCGCTCCGATTGTCCGGCGCCGTGCGCCACAGCGACACAGCACCACAGCCGCACGCATGGCTCGTACAGCTGACGTCCCGTACAACTCACGGCCCGTACAACTGTACGTACATCTCGTACCGCCCGTTATACAGGATCGGCCGTGTCCGACTGA
This window contains:
- a CDS encoding DUF6412 domain-containing protein — encoded protein: MHDLIRGWKAAARPALLLLFLLVEVVLVDTGGLTAAVALAATAAAGSALAVCSVIAARCAPAVPRTRVRTAIRDRERRTAFLPQRDPDARGRRRPRAPGRPLLTAA